From the Sphingomonas sabuli genome, the window CAGACCGGATTCGCGACGAATTGAAGGCGGACGGCATCCTTCTTGAAGACGGGCCGGGCGGCACCACTTGGCGCAAGGCATGAACGCTCCCCTTTACACCATCGACATCCTGCGGCTGGCGAGCGCGCTGCCCGCGCCGGCGGCGCTGGACCGCATTGACGGCACGGGCGTCGAACGGTCGCCGACCTGCGGCAGCACGGTGACGACACGGGTCCAGCTCGACGACGCGAGGTGGATCGAGCAGGTGTCGCAGGACGTGCAGGCCTGCGCCTTTGGCCAGGCGGCGGCGGCGATCGTCGCCCGCCACGCCACCGGGCGGACGGGCGACGAGGTAGAGACAGCGCTGGAGCAGCTGTCGGCATGGTTGTCGGGTCAGCGGGACGTGCCGCCGGACTGGCCGGGCTTCGAAACCCTGGCTTCGGCGCGCAGCCGCGCCTCACGGCATCCTGCCATCCTCTTGCCGCTGCGCGCGCTCCGCGCGGCGATTGAAAGCGCACGATGACCGAGACCGAACAGGTCGCCCAGACCACTTCGCTGATCCTCGAAAGCTCGGCGATCATGCTGGTGTTCGCGCTGATATTCGTCACCCTGTTCCGCAAGATGAAGCTGGGCGCGACGCTCGGCTATATCGTCGCCGGCGCGATCATCGGGCCGCATATGCTGGGGTTGATCGAAGACCCGGAAAACACGCTTGGCATCACCGAAATCGGTATTGCGATGCTGCTGTTCATCGTCGGTCTGGAGCTTCGGCCGAGCCGGCTGTGGCGCTTGCGCAAGGACATTTTCGGGCTTGGCCTCGCCCAGGTCGTGCTGTGCGGCCTCGCGCTGTCCATGTTCATCCATTTCGCGCTTGGCGTGACCCCGGCGGCAAGTATCGCCATCGGCATGCCGCTGGCGCTGTCGTCGACCGCGCAGGTGTTGCCGATGCTGCGGTCCGACGGGATGCAGAATACGCCGCGCGGCGAGCGGGCGTTCTCCATCCTGCTGCTGCAGGACCTCGCCATCGTGCCGATGATTACGATCATCGCCGCGATGTCGCGCGTTGCGCCCGATCCGGCGGTGCCGACGGGCTGGACGCTGGCACTCTACACCGTGGCGGCGGTCGCCGGGCTGGTGGTCGCCGGGCGCGTGATCCTCAACCCGCTGTTCCGGCTGGTCGGCCGGCTGGGCGAACGCGAACTGTTCATCGTCGCCGGCCTGACGACCGTTGTCGGCGCCGCGGCGCTGATGCACGCTTTGCACTTGTCTGTCCCGCTGGGCGCCTTCGTCGCCGGCGTGATGCTCGCCGAATCGCCCTACCGGCACGAAATCGAAAGCGACGTCGAACCGTTCCGCTCGATCCTGCTCGGCCTGTTCTTCCTCGCCGTTGGAATGACGCTAGACCTTGCGACAATTGCCGCACGGCCGTTGTTCGTCGTCGGCATCGCGGCGTCGGTGATCGTCATCAAGTGCGGGTTGATCGCGGTGCTCGCGCGCCTGTTCGGCAACCGTTGGCACGCCGCCATCCGCCTTGGCCTGATGCTCAGCCAGGCCGGCGAATTCGGCTTCGTCTTGTTCGCTCAGGCGGCGGCGTCCGGGCTGATCCTGCCCGAAGCCGCCTCGCTGTTCGGTGCCATCGTCACCCTGTCGATGGCCAGCACGCCGTTCCTGATGCGCCTGACGGACTGGCTCGACCGGCGCGAAGGCGCCAGCGCAGATGGCCTCGACGGCCCCGAAAAATCGCCCGAGTCACAGGCGATCGTCGTCGGGTATGGCCGCTTCGGCCAGACCGTTGCCCAGATGATGATGGCCAAGGGGATCGCCGTCACGCTGATCGACAAGAAGCCGGAAATGATCGAACGCGCCGACGAGTTCGGCACCAAGGTCTATTATGGCGACGGCTTGCGACTGGAGCTGCTGCGGACCGCCGGCGCCGAAACCGCCAAGGTCATTGCCTTTTGCAACGACAATCAGGACGGCGACCTGACGAACGAGGCCCTGGCCGCCGTGCTCGAGGCGTTTCCGCAGGCCGCGGTGATGGTCCGCACGTTCGACCGGGTGCACCTGATGGAGCTCGACCAGCTCGATCTCGCTTTCGCCCAGCGCGAAATGTTCGAAAGCGCCATCACCATGGGCCGCGCGGCGCTGGACGCGATCAAGATCAATCCGGTCGAGGTCGATCGGGTCGAGCGCGAATATCGGTCGCGCGATTGCGAGCGGCTGGAGCGTCAGAGCCGCTCGGGCGACCTCCACGCGGGGGAAGAAATCGTCTTCGCGCCGGACCGGCCGCTACCGGACGATCAGGCGGCCCCGGCCAAGGCCTAGGCCCGGCCCAGATGCTCCTCGAGCGCTTCGACGATGGTCTCGACGACATTGCTATGGGCGCCTTCGCCGCTCGTCACCCGGATGTGCGCTTCGGAATAAGCTGCCCCGCGCGCCTTCGATAATTCTTCCAGCGTACCCTTGGGATCGGGCGTGCGCAGCAGGGGCCGGGTATCGCGCCGCCC encodes:
- a CDS encoding iron-sulfur cluster assembly scaffold protein yields the protein MNAPLYTIDILRLASALPAPAALDRIDGTGVERSPTCGSTVTTRVQLDDARWIEQVSQDVQACAFGQAAAAIVARHATGRTGDEVETALEQLSAWLSGQRDVPPDWPGFETLASARSRASRHPAILLPLRALRAAIESAR
- a CDS encoding cation:proton antiporter yields the protein MTETEQVAQTTSLILESSAIMLVFALIFVTLFRKMKLGATLGYIVAGAIIGPHMLGLIEDPENTLGITEIGIAMLLFIVGLELRPSRLWRLRKDIFGLGLAQVVLCGLALSMFIHFALGVTPAASIAIGMPLALSSTAQVLPMLRSDGMQNTPRGERAFSILLLQDLAIVPMITIIAAMSRVAPDPAVPTGWTLALYTVAAVAGLVVAGRVILNPLFRLVGRLGERELFIVAGLTTVVGAAALMHALHLSVPLGAFVAGVMLAESPYRHEIESDVEPFRSILLGLFFLAVGMTLDLATIAARPLFVVGIAASVIVIKCGLIAVLARLFGNRWHAAIRLGLMLSQAGEFGFVLFAQAAASGLILPEAASLFGAIVTLSMASTPFLMRLTDWLDRREGASADGLDGPEKSPESQAIVVGYGRFGQTVAQMMMAKGIAVTLIDKKPEMIERADEFGTKVYYGDGLRLELLRTAGAETAKVIAFCNDNQDGDLTNEALAAVLEAFPQAAVMVRTFDRVHLMELDQLDLAFAQREMFESAITMGRAALDAIKINPVEVDRVEREYRSRDCERLERQSRSGDLHAGEEIVFAPDRPLPDDQAAPAKA